A window of Hordeum vulgare subsp. vulgare chromosome 5H, MorexV3_pseudomolecules_assembly, whole genome shotgun sequence genomic DNA:
tccctccgtccggaaatacttgttatagaaatggatgtatctagatgtattttagttttagatacattcatttttatatATTTGTGTGATAAGTAATTCTGGATTCGGAGAGAGTACTAATTTTACCTGTCGGTAGTTTTCAGCTCTGAATTCCTATGGCGTAGTGATGATGAGTCGCTCGTCTTGGCTTGTCCGGTGAAGCAGTGAATCGAGACAGGTTTCCTAGTGATCCCCTCTCCGGTCATTATTTGCGGCCAGGCCAATAGATATGGCCATCAATATTACGCATGGCACCATTTTAGGCGCCTTGATTCTGGAAATTATGGTCGTGTAAATTCCTTCTCTTTGTACTCCAGTACTGCTGTCATCCTACCAACGGAGCGTATTCCACCATTATTAGTTTCCTTCTTTAGTTCTGTAGATACGCCTATAAAAATGCAATGCAAAACCAAAGCTCCGGACTCATACAAAACGAGATTCAGTTCTTGAAAACGGAGAACGCCATGAGGAGGACTCTGTCCGTGctcgccgtcctcctcctcctcctcgccttcCACCCGCGCAACGCCGCCGACGCCCACGCCCACCGGTTCCGGTTAGGCAAGGAGAAGGTCACCAACCTGCACTTCTACCTGCACGACACCCTCAGCGGCCGGGACCCGACGGCCGTCCCCGTGGCCCGCGGCGCCGGCGCCACGCCGAGGCCCGGCGACCCCACGCCCTTCAGCTCCGTCTACGTCGTCGACGACGTGCTCACCGAGGGCCCCGAGCGGACGTCCAGGGTCGTCGGCAGCGCGCAGGGCCTCTACGCTTCCACGGGCAGGCACGCGCTGGGCCTCGTCCTCGGCATCGACTTCGCCCTCAACGACTACAACGGCAGCTCCTTCGTCGTCTTCTCGCGCAACCCCGTCGCGGACGGCGACGGCAGGGAGCTCGCCGTCGTCGGCGGCCGCGGCGCCTTCCGGATGGCACGCGGCTTCGCGCTGCTCCGCACGCACTACCTCAACACCGGCAACGGCGACGCCATCATCGAGTACAACGTCACGCTCCTGCACCAGTGATGATGCTCCGGTGGTTATGACCATATAAAAACGTGCGTGATGGAGGCCTGATGCTCCTGGTTTTTCTTGCTCCGTGCTTGTCTGCTGGTTTGCACAGCCGTACTCTCGTTACAGTACACTGTAAACTTCCCATTGCCCTGCGAATTTCCCGTCACCAAAAGAAAAGATTTACAGGGTGCATTTAATTTCACGATGAACGGATACAACTTTTCACCTCCTCCAAAACGTGGAACCATGACCATTTGACCATGGTCACACTCATTTACTACTATTTCTCACCAACTACATTTACTCCCTTCGTCACAGTTTGAAGGACGTGTTTGAAAAATCTTTAAAACCTAGGTAATTATCGAATGACTGTGAGATGAGTTAAAAAATAACATCAACAATACTCATATGCCTCATGAGGTAAGAAATTAACACGTAAATTTAATTATGTTTTTTAAAccatgacggagggagtatttagatACACAGGCAGTAAAAAAAAAATTGCGGGGTACTCATGCCATGTTTTGAATCATATTGTTATCTAATTCCCATGATCGCAATATTATTTATCATAATTGCCAATTATTTCAAATAAGCTTTTAACCATGCAACGATATTCTCACGATTACGTGCAATTATATACCCTCTAGAGTATAGTACAAGTTTAGACGAAGGTACTTTGGACCTTAGCCATTAGGGCTTTTAAATCTAATTTTCTAATAACCCAATCATTAATTGTGAAACAATGTTTTGCccgttatttaaaaaaatattatgtCGTCTCTTACTAGGATTTATATTGACAACATGTTACTTATAGTTATTCTCTTCAAAATCATCTCTAATGCATTTGGTATATTTaagtattattttttattttgttgtaatcatcaagttACAAAAACCATCACGTTTGAGGCAGCAATGGTTTGCCACCACATTTGCTGAAGTTTCAAATACTCACCGCCACCGGTCCAGAGACTAAGATTTTTCAAATATCACTGATCAACTATTCTTTTCTAAATATTTATTGATACAATTAATTTCATCATGATATAGAGTTGGGATAGCAccgatcactactttagtgatctaaacattttttgactttagtgatctaaacatttttcaaatattacTTTAGTGAACTAACTAATATACAACTTTTCACCTCCTCCAAAACTTGGAACTATGACCATTTGACCATGGTCACACTCATTTAGACATGCTTAAAAAATCTTTGAAACCTAGGTAGTtattgattggttgtgagatttttttttgtttttttttggaaATGAAGGCTtgacctccggcctctgcatcaatcgatgcatgcagccatattattaaaaTAACAAAGTATAATCTAGGTTCCAAAATAAATTGCATCTCGcaatgaacaaaataaaaataaaagagcgaACTGCCGCATCCGGCGAAAATAATAATAGACTCCGATGTCTATACACCTAGTCTATTGCTAAcatgccatccaaaccggttgaagataacccgtgcgaccatctcccatcggttgcacccaatatccataagctccctggagtccacatgactgagtaatgaccacgtaTGGATCCAATAAGTTGCTTTGTAaatgacctgcaaaaagttatTGAATTTGTTGCCATTAAAAATCAAACCATTCCTGgtgttccatatagcccaaaaaAGAGCACATACTCCAATCCTAATCAGTCTAGAAATTCGCACGTCTACTCCATTGAGCCACGTTGCGAATATCGCATTAATGCATGTAGGTGGGGGCACATTAAAAGCTATATGCACAGTGCGTCAAAGTAATTTTGTAAGAGGGCAATGTAAGAACAAATGTGTTTTTGTTTCATCCTGGTCACAAAAACAACACTTAGATCTGCCTCTCCAACTACGTTTAATTATATTATCTTTGGTCAAAATCACACCTTTGTGCAAAAACCACATGAAAATCTTGATTCTTAGGGGTATTTTGACTTTCCAAATCTGAACTGATCTAAGTAAAGGTCCTGTGTTAATCAGATCCGTATACATGGACTTCACACAGAAGACACCATTCACAGATAATATCCAACGAATCTTATGCGGTTGGACAGATAATTGTACGTTCATAATCCTTCTTACCAAATGCAACCATGCCTCCCAACGTACTCCTACTAAAGACCGTCGGAAGTTTATATTAAGAGGAATCGATTGTAACATTGTGGACACATAGTCTTGTTTACGTTGAACAATATTGTAAAGCATGGGGTATTGTACTGCTAGCGGAGTATGTCCAAGCCAAGTATCATCCCAAAATCTTGTTGATGCACCATTCCCTACAATAAATATCACCCTCTGAAAGAAATTAACTTAATCTTCATTAACCCTTTCCAAAAAGGTGAGTCATCAGGTCTAGCAGTAACCTGCGCTAGTGATTTTGAGCTCAGAtatttatttttaattatttGAATCCACATTCCTTCTGTCTCTGTGGATAATCTATACAACCATTTACTGCGTAGACATCTGTTTTTTACTTCCAGATTCTCTATGCCCAATCCTTCGTGGTCTTTGGGTCTGCAGATTATATCCCAACGCGCCAATCTGTATTCCTTCTTATTATCATCACTTTGCCAAAAGAACCGCGATCTGTAAAAATCTAATCTTTTTCGTACCCCTACGGGTATCTCAAAGAAAGACAATAAGAACATGGGTAGGCTTGTTAACACCGAATTAATTAACACCAGCCTTCCTCCATAGGACATAAGCTTACCCTTCCAGCAGCTTAATTTCTTTTCAAATCGTTCTTCAATGCATTTCCACTCTTTAATTGTTAGTCGCCTATGATGAATCGGAATCCCAAGGTAGTTAATTGGAAGTACTCCTATTTGACATCCAAATAACTGTCTATAAGCATCCTGCTcctcttttgcttttccaaagcAAATGAGTTCACTTTTGATAAAGTTTATTTTTAACCCTGACAGTTGTTCAAATAAACATAATACCAATTTCATATTAATCGCTTTCTGCATATCATGCTCCATGAAAATAATTGTATCATCTGCATTTTGTAAAATGGAAATACCCCCATCAATCAAATGTGGAATTAAACCACCTACATGACCCATGTGTTTGGCCCTATCAATAAGTATTGTCAACATATCTGCTACTATGTTAAACAACACCGGAGACATTGAGTCACCCTGTCTTAACCCCTTATGCGTTTGGAAGTAGTGACCAATGTCATCATTTACCTTCACTCCTACACTCCCTTTATGGATGAAAGTATCAACCTGGTTTCTCCATCTTTCATTGAATCCTTTCATCCGTAAGGCTTGTTGCAGGAAAGACCATTTGACTTTATCATACGCTTTCTCAAAGTCCACTTTAAAAATAACTCCGTCTAGTTTTTTTGTGTGCATTTCGTGGACCGTTTCATGCAAGACAACCACACCCTCCAAGATGTGTCTCCCTGGCATAAACGCCGACTGTGTTGGCTAAACCACAGAATCTTCTATCTTCGTTAATCTATTAGTGGcaacctttgtgaaaattttgaaacTGACATTAAGTAAGCAAATCGGTCTAAACTGCTGAATACGCATAGCATCCGCCTTTTTTGGCAACAGCGtaattgttccaaagttaaggtggaaTAACTGTAATTGTCCATTGAACAAATCTTGGAACATAGGCATGCGATCCCCCTTAATCAGGTGCCAACACTTTTTATAAAACTCTGCCGGAAACCCATCAGGTCCCGGCGCTATATTTTGTTTCATGCTAGTAATTGCTTCATACACCTCTTTTTCTATAAATGGGGTCGATAAAACATCATTCTCCTGTGCATTGAGTTGAGGTATATCGTTAACCTTGTTTTCATCTAAGGATATCGTCGACTCCCTAGGTGCACTAAAAAGACTCTTATAATATTcacatatataagattttaaatTCTCATGTCCTATAATTGTTCCTTCATCTTGTTCTAGCTGGATAATTTTCTTCTTTcgatgtttgccatttgcaatcatatGAAAGAATTTAATGTTATCATCCCCATAGGCGACGTTCATCACCTTAGCTCCACTAGCCCATTTGAGCTCTTCCTCTCTCAAAAGTTTTTGTAGTTTGATCTCAGCATCATTCTTAATATTTCTTTCAGACAAACTTAGTTGGACCGACTCGACCTTAATGTCTAAATCCTCAATGAGAGTGGTGAGTCTTTGTTTCTCTTTTTTATAAGTACCACTCTGATTTTTCGCCCACCCTCTTAGAAATTGGCGTAGATTTCTGATTTTGTTTTGCCAAATTTCTACATTGGTAGCACCTCCTAAATCTCTAGCCCATTCGGTAGCTATTAGATCCGTGAAACCCTCTTTTTCGAACCAGCTTAGTTCAAATGAGAAAGAATTCTTATTGCCCATATGGCTGCCCTCCCCTGAGTCAACCAAAATAGGAGCGTGATCTGAAATAGCTCTCTGTAAGGCATGCACATTAACCAAAGGGTACTTCTGCTCCCAATCAACACTAGAGAGAACCCGATCCAGCTTTTCATATGTTGGCACAGGTAATGAGTTAGCCCATGTGAATTGTCTACCAGTAAGCTCAATCTCTCGCAGATTTAGGCTTTCAATAACCATATTAAACATCATTGACCATCTAGTGTCAAAATTATCATTGTTTTTTCATCCTGCCTTCGAACGATATTAAAATCTCCTCCCACCAAAATTGGCAGCGTTTCGTTCCCACAAATTCTAACCAGATCTGCTAGAAAATCaggtttgagttgtggttgtgccgCCCCATATACAACAACCAGAGCCCATTTGAAGCCATCAACTTTCGACCACACACAAAATTTGACGGTGAACTCCCCAAATACCACGCTCATCACCTCTAGAGTCTCACACTTgaccccaagtaagatcccaTCGGATCTTCCCCTTGGTGGAAAACAATGCCAATCGAACTCGACCCCTCCTGATAAAGAAGTTAAAAATTGAGGTGTGAAATTATCCCTTCCGGTTTCTTGTATAGCCATAAAATCTAGCTTATATTCTAGAGATGCCTCCAGAAGGAATCTTTTTTTAGCCAAGTCCgcaagacctctgctattccaaaaaattcctttcatatttcatcgtagaatttttttcttttgcttcactCTCGCGCTTCTTACCGCTGATACAGGAAAAACCTTCCTTTTCCAAGGTCTTTTTGGTTTTCCGTGAATACAGTTGGTCTCCTCCGAATGTATTTTTGGTTGTGGATAAACATTGGCTTTCGAAGAGGCCATATACCCCTCCGAATCCGTATTATCCACTTCGTTTTCTTCGGCCTCTTCATGTAATAATGAATCACATATATTTTGGAGTTCTACCCCTCCTAACTCGTTAATATCCGATTCAGTCATTGGTTTTAACGCAGCTAAATTTTTAATAAACTCAATGTTTCTATCCGTCTCTAAATCAAGCATGTCATTGATGGATTTAGCTATGTTTTTAGAGGATGAACCCAGAGATATTCCTATGTCGCTAGCTTTGTTCACAATCTCTAAATCAGAAAAATTTAGAATTGAAGGAGTATTTTCAATGACCATACCTGTAGTCATCTCAGCGTCTCGAATCTTGGCAGCCCTCATAGCACGCCCCATGGACATATCATCGGCATCAGGCTTCTCCTGAATCCGCTGACTGAAGCGTCTATCTTCTGCGGACGGATCAGGAATCCCACCAAAAGAGATCACATCCTCTTTGGAAAACTCATTGTTATCCTTCCTGCTTGAAAAGCTATTGTCCTTGCACCAAGACATTGGCTCATCAGCAACAGTATTATGAGAGGGGGGCGGGGTTGCTTCGTTTGAACACTCCTGCTGCGGCTCAGAATCTGCCCTGGTGGCCGACCTCTCGTTCCGAACAGCAGGTGTATAGAAAGTTGACTCCGGTCTAGGTGTGTCTGCAGCCTCCATGTGCTTCTTCAGATTAGCAGCAATAGACAAATTGGGATCCACTTTCGGAATGACTGCAGTACACTGCATATCATCCTTCTCATTAGGAATGTGCATAGGGGAACCCCTCCCATATGAGGTACCGAGTGCATAAGATCTCTCCTGAACACTCGGCTGTTCACACGCCTTTTCACGAACCTCCTCTCCTAAGCTTGACATTACCTTGAACGACCCAAACCTCTGTTCAGCCATGTGCACATGAGAAGAGGACGTAGCACCCCCTGTGACACTCGGTTTATTAGATTTAGGCAAGGATGGGCTGATGTTATCCGTTGGTGCCTCTGGAGTCCTATCCTGATTAGCATCACTACGATCTCTATCTCTATCCTCGCCATCAGCCATGAGCACATCGCCATCCTGTGTTTTCTGATGAACCACCTCCTCAACCTCCACATCGAGGTCATAGTGCAGCCCATCATATGACCATGGAGCAAAATCTGGTATCTTCTCCACGTCAAGCACCATCACAAGCAATCTTGCAATCCCCCTTTTACGAGTAAATGGCATATCCACCTTCTCAGTCTTCTCAATCAACGAACCCAAGCTCCATACGATAAGGAAGTTATTGAGGAGAATCTCTGGAATACCTGAAAATCTGATGCACCTCTTCTGTAACCGAATACCCTGTGGTGCAGGTTTAATACATTCCTCGAACTCCAGTAGGCATTTGCTCCCACTGACCTTACTAACACCAAATGTGAGTAAGCGTTGCAGGTCTTCTCTTCTAGGGAACTCCACCTGATAGGAATTATCATCTACCCTTATCGGATCCCAATTATATGTCTCAGAAACAAGCTTTTTCATCTGTTGAGAAACTCGTTCGACAGTCAACTCACCATTAGTCACTTTTACCATGCCCGTCCTTGAACTCTCAAGACGAGGAGGGGAAAGGACCGAAGAAGATCCTGGCGTCTCAAAGAACATTAGTTTGCTATGACAAACCCCATAGATGTTCATAATTGGCTTGGGAACTAGAAGCAAGGGACATGCAGCCTTTGTATGTCCAGGCTTCAAACAAATATCACATAAAATAGTTGTGCAATCCACCACAAAGTGCCCGACACCCCACACCTATAGCACATAAGCTTCTCCTTTTTGCGAGCAGCCTTATTCACTCTCGCCACTTCCCTGTCCTCGGAGTTTTTATGCTGCGAATACTCCGTGGATGTACTGTTTTTCTGCACCTCCCCTCCGCCGGAAGGTAAAACTTCCTTCCACATTGGCCCTGTGTTATTTCTGCCATAGTTACGAACTCCGGCACCCCCTCGTTGCCTAAAGTTTTCCCCTCTAGTACCTTCAACGAAATTCCCTTCCGGTGGCTGAAAGGGGCGATGCCATTGGTTTCCTCCACCACCATGACCCCCTCCTGCATTCCAGTTCGAGCGGCCGTTGAACTCGTTCCATTGGTTATTGTAATGCCTGTAGCCCTGATACCCACCGCCCCCTCTGTTACCCATGGCTGCAGGACCGCCCCTGCCAGACTGATTGAAGCCGCGTCCCTGATGGACAGCAGCAGGCCCTGCTCTACCAGCAGTTTTGAGCCCCTGCCCCTGGTGGTCACGATGTTCAGCAACATCTCGCTGACCTGCCGTAACACCTGCAGCCCCAGGATCTCCTGCTCCCATAGGTGCAGCAATGGTAGCCGCCGCGTGCTGCTCTGCCTGCGCCGCCGCCGAAGCCTCAGGACGAGGCACCGTCATCGAATTCCAGAACGGGATACGCCGAGCCCTCCCAGATCGAGACGGGAACCTTGGTTGTGGATGCGATAATATTCCAGGCAATACCATGGCCGATCCGTACTCTACCCCGACGATACGTGATGTAATCTTATCCGTCGAGGACACCGATCCCGTAGCAAACTGGGCCGTATACCCAGCCGCCACTTGTCCACAACTCGTTTTTTCTGGCCCATCTTGGCACATCAAACGATTCAAACGCTCTGATCTTCCTTCTCGGATCTGGACTCCGATCGGAACAATGTGGCCGCCGGCTGCCTTCCTTTGACCGTCGGTCGTCCGTGCTTTCCTCTAATAGGCTCATTTTTGCACTTTAGAAAGAAATCCGCTAGAGTAATGGCCGGTAAACGCACCTTTGGTAGAGGACCTTTCCATGGCTTAATGGCGTTCTGTGATGTGCGCCGATGGACAACCCGTCGTACTACCTCGAGTTTGTCCTCTTCAGCGTCACCCAGGTCCTTCCAGGCTTCGTCAGCCGCTGGAATAAGCCCGTCTATACCTGACGCGATTTGCTCCTCGGAGTATCCGACAAGAAATTAACACGGCCATGCATACATGAGTATTACTAATTAGTAGTACTAATTATATTGACGCCTTAAACATTGTCTATTGTGAAAAcgcacgtaaatttaactgtgcattctaaatcgtgatggagggagtatttaggtATAGAGGCAGTAGTTATTTTTTTGCGGGGTACTCATTTCATGTTTTGAATCCTATTGTCATATTGTCATGATCGCAATATTATTTATCATAATTGCCAATTATTTCAAATAAACTTCTAACCATACAACGATATTCTCACGATTAAGTGCAATTATATACCCTCTAGTGTATAGTACAAGTTCAGACGAAGGTACTTTGGGCCTCAGCCATTAGAGCTTTTAAATCTAATTTTCTAATAACCCAATCACTAATTGTGAAACAATGTTTTGCCTGTTATTTAAAAATATACTATACCCTCTCTTACTAGGATTTACATTTACAACATGTTACTTATAGTTATTCTCTTCAAAATCATCTCTAATGCATTTGGTATATTTaagtattattttttattttgttgtaatcatcaagttACAAAAACCATCACATTTGAGGCAGCAATGGTTTGCCACCACATTTGCTGAAGTTTCAAATACTCACCGCCATCAGTCGAGAGACTAAGATTTTTCAAATATCACTGATCAACTATTCTTTTCTAAATATTTATCGGTGCAATTAATTTCATCATGAATATATAGGAAAAAATACATTTTCTAAAACTTTCAATAAATATTTTTTTACTTTCTTATAAAACCGATCAAGTTAAAATAATCACATACATGATATAGAGTTGGGATAGCACTGATTGAATAGAAGCTTGTGCAACATTGTCTCAGATGCGTTGGGCATATTTAACGGAAGCCTCAAGAAGCTTCAGTGCATAACAGATGGCTAAAACGGGTTTATAATGACCGGAATATATCGAACTTGACATCGAATGAGACCGTAAAAGAAAGATATAATACTGAAATACGACCTAAAAACTAGCCATGGATAGCGGTGCTTGGATAGGACGGAGGTAGAAGATGAACAGCGAGGGGGGgggtggaggtagaagaaggcatCTCCACTGTTGGATCTGCATATGAAGGCTGAAAGGATCGACAGATCTTAAATTTATTTTCGGGTGAACTTAACTTAGCCTCTCCTTGTTTTCGTAATGAATTCTACAAGGACATGACGGGTTTAGGAGGCTCAGCCGTTCGATTACCCATCCAACCACATGTTTGGACTAGTTGTTTTT
This region includes:
- the LOC123452925 gene encoding dirigent protein 4-like, with the translated sequence MRRTLSVLAVLLLLLAFHPRNAADAHAHRFRLGKEKVTNLHFYLHDTLSGRDPTAVPVARGAGATPRPGDPTPFSSVYVVDDVLTEGPERTSRVVGSAQGLYASTGRHALGLVLGIDFALNDYNGSSFVVFSRNPVADGDGRELAVVGGRGAFRMARGFALLRTHYLNTGNGDAIIEYNVTLLHQ